One genomic segment of Catalinimonas alkaloidigena includes these proteins:
- a CDS encoding M20 metallopeptidase family protein, whose translation MDLKKQIKSLAQEYAPEIVNIRRHLHANPELSFQEFKTAKYVAEKLKSFGITPTEGVAETGLTALIEGRNPQKKVIALRADMDALPILEANDVPYKSTNEGVMHACGHDVHTSSLLGTAQVLNQLKENFEGSVKLIFQPGEERIPGGASLMIKDGALEAPKPDHIFGQHVLPHLPAGKVGFREGMYMASADEIYFTVKGKGGHAAMPEKNIDPVLITSHIIVALQQIVSRHASPKMPTVLSFGRVEADGATNVIPNEVKVEGTFRTMDEEWRAKAHHRMRSIAESLAEGMGGSCEFEIRKGYPFLKNSPELTQRARNYAIDLLGNENVVDLDLWMAAEDFSYYTQVADACFYRLGTGNEARGITSSVHTPTFDIDEDALQTGVSLMSWITIQELMHQE comes from the coding sequence ATGGATCTCAAAAAACAAATAAAATCTCTTGCTCAGGAATATGCGCCTGAAATCGTAAATATACGCAGACATCTTCATGCAAACCCTGAACTTTCTTTTCAGGAATTTAAAACAGCAAAATATGTTGCGGAAAAACTCAAGTCCTTTGGTATTACTCCTACGGAAGGAGTAGCAGAAACCGGGCTTACCGCACTAATAGAAGGAAGGAACCCACAGAAAAAGGTAATTGCATTAAGGGCAGATATGGATGCACTACCGATATTAGAAGCCAATGATGTGCCTTATAAATCTACAAATGAGGGTGTAATGCATGCATGTGGTCATGATGTGCACACTTCATCACTTCTAGGTACAGCGCAAGTGTTGAACCAACTGAAGGAAAATTTTGAAGGAAGTGTTAAACTCATTTTTCAACCTGGCGAAGAGAGAATTCCGGGAGGAGCATCACTTATGATCAAAGATGGAGCTTTGGAGGCTCCAAAGCCTGATCATATTTTCGGGCAGCACGTATTACCACATTTGCCCGCAGGAAAAGTAGGCTTCCGAGAAGGTATGTACATGGCTAGTGCTGATGAAATCTATTTTACAGTAAAAGGAAAGGGCGGGCATGCAGCCATGCCTGAAAAAAATATTGACCCCGTACTTATCACTTCACATATCATTGTGGCACTTCAACAGATCGTAAGCAGGCATGCCAGTCCTAAGATGCCTACAGTCTTATCTTTTGGAAGAGTTGAAGCTGATGGTGCTACGAATGTGATTCCAAATGAAGTAAAGGTAGAAGGGACATTCCGAACCATGGATGAAGAGTGGCGAGCTAAAGCACACCATAGAATGCGTTCAATAGCGGAAAGCCTGGCGGAAGGTATGGGAGGAAGTTGTGAGTTTGAAATCAGAAAAGGATACCCTTTTTTAAAAAACAGCCCTGAGCTAACACAAAGGGCACGAAACTATGCGATTGATCTTTTAGGCAATGAAAACGTAGTAGACCTTGACTTATGGATGGCAGCAGAGGACTTTTCGTACTACACTCAGGTAGCCGATGCTTGTTTCTACCGGTTAGGTACAGGAAATGAAGCCAGGGGCATTACTTCTTCAGTGCACACCCCTACTTTTGACATAGATGAAGATGCATTACAAACTGGCGTTAGCCTCATGAGTTGGATCACAATACAGGAACTCATGCACCAAGAATAA
- a CDS encoding M16 family metallopeptidase, producing MIDYQNFVLDNGLKVYVHQDITLPTATVNLLYDVGSRDEDEAKTGFAHLFEHLMFGGSINIPSFDEPLQLVGGENNAFTSPDITNYYVSLPSDNLETAFWLESDRMLSLSFDPQVLEVQRKVVIEEYKQQYLNQPYGDAYMKLKALVYKVHPYRWATIGKDIQHIENASMEDVKSFFHKFYIPNNAILVVSGNVVFDDVRRLAEKWFGPIPSGNKYKRNLPQEPLQKEARVEHVEADVPLDAIYKAYHIPDRLSQHYYTADLLSDVLGRGKSSRLHQELVNKRRLFSNINAYISGSIDPGTLNIHGKVSKDVSLEEAESGIQEVLLSVMEGPMDEEELQKVKNQAEASIVFSEMELLNRSMNLAYAALLGNPDLVNLESDFIQKVTAKHIQQMAKTHLMQENSSTVYYHAKQ from the coding sequence ATGATTGACTATCAGAACTTTGTGCTGGATAATGGGCTAAAAGTTTACGTTCACCAGGATATTACTCTCCCTACTGCTACAGTTAATTTACTTTATGATGTAGGCTCACGCGATGAAGATGAAGCGAAAACAGGTTTTGCGCATTTATTTGAGCATCTGATGTTCGGTGGGTCTATCAATATACCATCTTTTGACGAACCCCTTCAACTTGTAGGGGGTGAAAACAATGCTTTTACCAGTCCGGATATCACCAATTATTATGTGAGTCTACCGTCAGACAATCTGGAAACCGCTTTCTGGCTGGAATCCGATCGTATGCTAAGCCTTTCTTTTGATCCACAGGTGCTGGAAGTACAACGTAAAGTAGTAATTGAAGAATACAAACAGCAGTACCTCAATCAACCTTATGGTGATGCCTATATGAAGTTAAAAGCATTGGTATACAAAGTTCATCCGTATCGCTGGGCTACTATTGGTAAGGACATTCAACATATAGAAAATGCCAGTATGGAAGATGTAAAAAGCTTCTTTCATAAGTTTTACATTCCTAATAATGCTATTCTTGTAGTTTCCGGTAATGTTGTTTTCGATGATGTGCGCAGACTAGCTGAAAAATGGTTTGGGCCAATTCCGTCTGGAAACAAATACAAACGCAACCTACCCCAGGAACCACTCCAGAAAGAAGCACGGGTGGAGCATGTAGAAGCTGATGTACCCCTGGATGCTATTTACAAGGCCTATCATATTCCCGACCGTCTCAGTCAACATTATTATACCGCCGATTTGCTCAGTGACGTACTCGGCAGAGGAAAGTCTTCAAGGCTTCATCAGGAATTAGTGAATAAACGCCGCTTATTTAGTAATATTAATGCCTATATCAGCGGGTCTATTGACCCTGGTACACTTAATATTCATGGTAAAGTCAGTAAAGATGTCAGCCTGGAAGAAGCTGAATCAGGTATACAGGAAGTCCTTCTGTCTGTGATGGAAGGGCCAATGGATGAGGAAGAGCTACAAAAAGTGAAAAATCAAGCTGAAGCATCCATTGTTTTTTCTGAAATGGAACTGCTCAACCGTTCAATGAATCTTGCTTATGCTGCTCTTTTAGGCAACCCTGACCTTGTCAACTTAGAATCAGACTTTATTCAAAAGGTAACAGCTAAGCATATACAACAAATGGCAAAAACTCATCTGATGCAAGAGAATAGCAGTACTGTATACTATCACGCAAAACAGTAA